CCGCATACCTCTTTGAATctatgccatttgtggagtggtttaaaattatcTACTtgtcactatgatacccaggttctaggtggttacaccaaagatccGCTCgggtggtgatataggccctaatatgggtaccactataaataaaattgcctgcgccactaatgggcaaaagctgaacagcgcttcccacatatactcttcaagtatgcatgcccacaggcgctataggccacaaaaaaaaaaaaaaaaaaaaaaaccttgggGAACCGCAACGTTGAGGAACCTCACCAACAGACACCCACTCACGCTCCTGAGATTCCCTTTACTGATTATTTgatcgtgaaaacacacacacacacacacacacacacacacacacacacacacacacacacacacacacacaaaggattgTAGTTCCACTGTGAAGAATGAGGGATAAATATACGAATTGATAGATACGTAAGTGATTGACAGATAGACTGACTGAAAGTAGACAAATGAGTGTTTATAACAAACaatcgaactctctctctctctctctctctctctctctctctctctctctctctctcgactgaggcgtgtggttgtggtggtcacCTTATATATATGGAGATAAAGagcaggaagtgaagaaaaagaagaaaaatatacgtgGCGATGGTGGTcctgataaaaggagagagagagagagagagagagagagagagagagagagagagagagagagagagagagagagagagagagagagagagaagagagtggagTACAAGGTGTTCATAGGGGTATTGATTAAATCGTCTACACCAGGAGTTAGTAAAAGTGATCTAAATTGTTTGATTTCTTTCCCCACATAATATCGTCACATCAACGTAAGTACTTCTCTTTTGACATGACAATGGCGATACTTCATTTTGTGATACAGAACGTATTTTTAAGAATGTCAAACAACAATAATcattactacaacaataactattactacGAGTAATACAGGTTATTACTAATGATACTACAGTTACTACtggaactacaacaacaacgcaaCCTACTTTAGCAAATACTTTACgtgaataagaatgagagagagagagagagagagagagagagagagagagagagagagagagagagagataccaaagTTGAGTACCTGAACACCACCTGCACAATGGCGCATAATACTGACACAAAGGATAAGAGGATGATGGAGGTCTTGATGATGCTTGTGGGCTGGCGGCGGAAGacgaagtgaagaaggaagaggagaagcattaGGTATGTTTTCCTGCAATATTTGTGGAATGACAAACATAGGAGATGAAATATTAAGTAAACACCACATACATTTTACGAATGAGGATGAAGTaactaaataggaaaaaagtatTGTAGCATTAAGAAGTAGGGAAAATGAAAGGTTTAACAGAGAAAAAACAGTTGgtgagagtgaaaacaaattctaaaataggaaggaaaccAAGAACAGTTAGGGAGAAAGAAATTCTagtagaggaatgaatgaaaaccgaggcaagggaaaagaggaggaagagacaggaaagtAAGATCGATTagttgtcgagagagagagagagagagagagagagagagagagagaatcttaaatAAATTCATAGACTGGTTAGAGAGGAGTTTGGGAAATAGGGGAACTGAAGTGCAGGAAAAAGTACAGGAAAAGGCGATTTTTATGCATAGTATAAAAGATGAAACTGAAATGCAAAAATGCtatttcggagagagagagagagagagagagagagagagagagagagagagagagagagagagagatggctttgAACGAAATtgtgacaggaaggaaggagctcAAGAATGGCAGGAGATTTAACGAAACTCTACGGTGATTAAGATGTCAAACTagcattattgagagagagagagagagagagagagagagagagagagagagagagagattcagtcaATACATTCCAAGCGTGTGGCCACATAATTGCGTCAAAATTTTATCAACAAATAGCATTTCCTTAAATATAAGAAAACGTTTCCATTTCCTGgcatagagaagagagaggagtaggagggagggaggaaggagcaggTGAGGCAGCCCCCGTCCCGCAAGCCTCCCTACGTCACTTTTCAAGGTCAACAGGGTGGTGCCAAGAGATATCGAGACTTAGCTTATGGAGGCGTGTCAAAACAAACAGTTGTTGAGCTACGTAAAGAGACTGCAGCACcttaagaaaagggaaatctgacaactgtgtgtgtgtgtgtgtgtgtgttgcattttaGTGGCGTGTATTTCAAACTTTTATAGTTAAGTGAATCACGACTGGTGAATTAAGACATCTGTTACGGAGGTCAGTCAAGTGTCAATACTAAGAAAGTCATGCAGGACACGTAGGGAAGTTGCATTTACCTGCTTCTGTCAGAGAAGAAGTCCCTTGAACGGCGTTTGCCTGGCGCGGCTGTGTGGTGCGGGCTTGTTGGAGCATCCGAGGGCGGCGAGGACCCGGTGGACGAAATGGAGTTGTTACGGTGGCGCTGACAAGGTTGACCAGACGTCTCGCAGCCCGAAGTGGTACTCAGGCCGCTCAGCAccacgttgttattgttgttggcatTATTGGGGTTGTTATTGAGGGCGCCGTTGCCCACCGTTACAAGAGCTGGTTTTTGGTTCTGccgattcttctttttcttcttagttttgttGTCGTCGTCAGACTCGGACGGGGGCATCCAGTCAAGGTCTTTCCTCAGATGTCCGCGGCTACACAGGCACGTACACGCCCGGTAGGCGAGGTCGTAGCCTCGCTTGGTCCATAAGTTTTGTAGACGCTGCTTCTCTGACCAAGAGCGCGCACGGCCGCACGACCTGAGGTAGGCTAGCACGTGCATCTCCCACGCCGAGAAGCATTCGCCGTGCATGAGGTTACCCAGCGTACAGTGCTCGTTGTTACAgtgtacacgcacacacccggtcggggaatcgaggTTGATGGGCTCGTAGCCCCGTAAACACCCGCATGACAGGGGCACGCAGCAAcgggtggtggtgacggcattGTGTGCCTCGATCACACCGGGGTCTAGCAGGGGCAACTCTGCCCCGCCCGCTCCCCCGCCCGTGTTGTGCCGTTGACGCTGAGGCATTTTAACCATTTGTCCAATCTTGAGTTTACTCTCCGTAAATGTAAAGTGTCTGATCTTCCGCTCTAGGGGATGTCTCAAACTTGGGTCTGTTTCAGCAGCCGctggcctcctcctccgcctgccACTTCTGCGTGGAGTGTCATCCACTCttggttccttccttccctcacgccGGTCACAGCCGCGCTCCGTCCATGTCCTCTGGCCGACCTCCGTGACTGACGCTCACTGACTGGCACTACCGCTGGTCGCTGGCCGCTGCCActtctggcttcacaagtcttCCATCCTCGCTCTCTCGTCGCAACCGACTTGGCAACTGGAACCCGTCGATTCAAGCGCCTCTGTTTTGGTGCCATCGGGAGGAGTGGCATATCCGCGCTAGCAGGGATACGGAGAATTCTTCCCTGCTATTGGATGAGTCTAGCATAGGAGGCGGAGCTTAAATGCCGGTTCCGCTTGCCATTGGTTGGCGCTCTACGACATAACATTACCACGTGGCTCATTCGATTCCTTGGTTACGATAACCACTATAACTGAATCAAGATAAAACCAAGCCAATTATGAATATCAATGAGATCTGGAAGAGCCATGTCGTCATCAGTTTTGTATCTACAGACTTCACTTTCTGTCAGTAGCACACGAAGAGAGACATCTGTGAGGGAGGGCGAGCGTCGGCTAGCACTTGCGCGTGAATGGGGTGAGGAGGGACGTGCAGCGCCGAGACTTGCACGACCTGCCGTTGTGATACGTTATATTTGTGGATTCATGTTGCACTCCTCAGAATGTTTAGTGCACAGGTAGcctctgctccctcttccctgcTTCCTGGTGTCCCTGCACGCTGCAGACGTCGGCAGTGAAGGAAAGGCCTGCGGCGGATGCTGAAGTGCTTGAGAAGGAGGGGCGGGAGGCACCCTCTGCCCGCCCACACCACACCGCCTTCAAATACTCCTCCAAAAGTATGAAAATGAACAACATTTAATTTCATCTGCGAATAATGGTCATAGTTTC
Above is a window of Portunus trituberculatus isolate SZX2019 chromosome 43, ASM1759143v1, whole genome shotgun sequence DNA encoding:
- the LOC123518162 gene encoding headcase protein-like → MVKMPQRQRHNTGGGAGGAELPLLDPGVIEAHNAVTTTRCCVPLSCGCLRGYEPINLDSPTGCVRVHCNNEHCTLGNLMHGECFSAWEMHVLAYLRSCGRARSWSEKQRLQNLWTKRGYDLAYRACTCLCSRGHLRKDLDWMPPSESDDDNKTKKKKKNRQNQKPALVTVGNGALNNNPNNANNNNNVVLSGLSTTSGCETSGQPCQRHRNNSISSTGSSPPSDAPTSPHHTAAPGKRRSRDFFSDRSRHGSGGSMFARRADFSSFNVLPRDKINSYHIKMEDDGFPGNDDTRCFILSTLAAQRTSRTACVLCHQPLLVFDRYPLLDGTFFLTPIQHAKSAIPVRVEGRQQYLTAVCMGCLEGWSVGLRCSYCNTRWNGSPLILGTMYSFDIFAAMPCCEGRLKCSKCDALVIPPDQRLSFFSDYSRTHACPSCGHLDHHFVKPLSSFIREDKQTW